The following are encoded in a window of Bacillota bacterium genomic DNA:
- the sppA gene encoding signal peptide peptidase SppA, translating to MRKRRVLVFGVIGLALLSVVVLIQMGPSSPSNQPLATRGRLGASGNKIAVAYLDGAIAEGRSSVATTGGITPRLVARYLKKLEADSSVRAVVFRIDSPGGSVAASQAIAGMIEEFSKPVVVSMGDIVASGGYYIAAPADRIFAMPGTMTGSIGVITSIMDLHGLYDKLGIKDQVIKSGQHKDMYQRTLTQEERELVQKLSDAAYEQFVAYVATHRGLPVERVRELATGELFLGSQAVELGLVDSLGDLDDAVAAAAELAGVESPVVYEVPAPVFLVDLWGLLGEVQAFAKTVVLSPEERLLWRLREQPMLEMRY from the coding sequence GTGAGGAAGAGGAGAGTCCTAGTCTTCGGCGTGATCGGTCTGGCGCTCCTCTCCGTGGTCGTGCTCATCCAGATGGGGCCGTCCTCTCCTTCGAACCAACCACTGGCGACGCGCGGTCGCTTGGGGGCGTCAGGCAACAAGATCGCCGTGGCATACCTGGATGGTGCGATCGCCGAGGGGCGATCGTCAGTGGCGACGACGGGGGGCATAACCCCGAGGTTGGTCGCCAGGTACCTCAAGAAGCTGGAGGCTGATTCCTCGGTCAGAGCGGTCGTCTTCAGGATAGATAGCCCAGGAGGGTCGGTTGCCGCTTCCCAGGCCATAGCCGGAATGATCGAGGAGTTCTCAAAGCCGGTCGTGGTCTCCATGGGGGACATCGTTGCCTCGGGAGGCTATTACATAGCAGCACCTGCGGACCGCATCTTCGCGATGCCGGGCACGATGACTGGCTCAATAGGGGTCATCACAAGCATCATGGACCTACACGGGCTGTACGACAAGCTCGGCATCAAGGATCAGGTCATAAAATCCGGCCAGCACAAAGACATGTACCAGCGCACCCTCACCCAAGAAGAACGTGAGCTCGTTCAGAAACTATCCGACGCAGCCTATGAGCAGTTTGTGGCGTACGTCGCGACTCATCGGGGCCTGCCCGTCGAGAGGGTGCGCGAGCTCGCCACGGGCGAGTTGTTCTTGGGAAGCCAAGCAGTGGAGCTCGGGCTCGTCGACTCTCTCGGCGACCTCGACGACGCTGTGGCGGCTGCTGCGGAGCTTGCGGGCGTGGAGTCTCCGGTCGTGTACGAGGTGCCGGCACCCGTGTTCCTGGTCGACTTGTGGGGCCTCCTGGGAGAGGTGCAGGCATTTGCGAAGACCGTCGTGCTCAGCCCTGAGGAACGCCTCCTGTGGCGGCTGCGCGAACAGCCGATGTTGGAGATGCGTTATTGA
- a CDS encoding YIP1 family protein, with translation MSGRVLDWLYGVMASPVEALRAVAEEKPVWWAFAVVVGAVTLLSFGMLSQANLDALPGVTFEDLLGSVLIVAIVASTVGYFIGVGILHLAALLFGGEGSFAGLVSAMGFAQFPALLLLPLMVLARVGGPVVAGLSTVASIGVVVWVAALSVISLREAHGMSTRAAIGTCVFSIVIPVAALVGLALLVVVIAGIIGAGSSIAL, from the coding sequence GTGTCCGGCCGAGTTCTCGATTGGCTGTACGGGGTGATGGCGAGCCCCGTTGAGGCGCTCCGGGCCGTGGCCGAGGAGAAGCCTGTGTGGTGGGCGTTCGCGGTCGTCGTCGGAGCCGTGACGCTTCTGTCTTTCGGCATGCTCTCCCAAGCGAACCTGGACGCTTTGCCGGGGGTGACGTTCGAGGACCTGCTGGGGTCGGTTCTCATCGTTGCCATCGTTGCGTCGACCGTGGGCTACTTCATCGGAGTGGGCATCCTTCACCTTGCAGCGTTGCTTTTCGGTGGCGAGGGGAGTTTCGCCGGGCTTGTCTCGGCGATGGGGTTTGCCCAGTTCCCAGCGTTGCTTCTCCTTCCTCTCATGGTGCTCGCGCGAGTGGGTGGTCCCGTGGTGGCAGGCTTGTCCACCGTTGCATCGATCGGGGTCGTGGTCTGGGTGGCCGCTCTGAGCGTGATCTCACTGCGCGAGGCACACGGGATGTCCACGAGGGCAGCCATCGGCACGTGTGTCTTCAGCATAGTGATTCCAGTGGCGGCCCTGGTTGGCCTCGCGCTTTTGGTCGTCGTGATCGCAGGGATCATAGGCGCCGGGTCGTCCATCGCCCTTTGA
- a CDS encoding DUF1667 domain-containing protein, protein MREDSNEFTVTCVVCPVGCEVTVLDAVEVRGNKCDRGREYALLERYDPRRVLTFTVRTTCPDHPLLPVKTDRPIPKRLLLKAARLLAEECVSPPVKAGDVVVRDVFGTGADVVATSDLGGSCGDIDQMVSEPYNAGET, encoded by the coding sequence GTGCGCGAGGATTCGAACGAGTTCACGGTGACGTGCGTCGTCTGTCCTGTTGGGTGCGAAGTCACTGTCCTGGACGCGGTGGAGGTAAGGGGCAACAAGTGCGACCGGGGACGAGAGTACGCGCTGCTCGAGCGGTACGACCCGAGGCGGGTCTTGACATTCACTGTACGCACAACGTGTCCCGATCACCCGCTCCTTCCCGTGAAGACCGACCGGCCGATTCCCAAGCGCCTCCTTCTGAAAGCTGCGAGGCTGCTGGCTGAGGAGTGCGTCAGCCCGCCGGTGAAGGCCGGCGACGTGGTGGTACGCGACGTCTTCGGCACCGGTGCGGATGTCGTGGCCACGAGCGACCTCGGTGGCTCCTGCGGCGACATTGACCAAATGGTAAGCGAACCGTACAATGCCGGTGAGACCTGA
- a CDS encoding LemA family protein, with protein sequence MRRGCLFGIAGLVIVLLVAAAGFSWVMGIQRNMVNLQQSVLAQEGRYGAALETLSEKIKGIWAMEKDFLEHEKDTLTDVIKARAQALDSAGQEFAAAAAEGDPQKTIEAATRFREAAEGLALSVNVNALREAYPQLFSPAIVQQTMRGLEEAVNEIRTALDDWQVAIRDYNTYRSQWPQSFVGGALNFPASYDYYKAEKAKLDMDALMPKD encoded by the coding sequence ATGAGAAGGGGATGCCTCTTCGGAATCGCGGGCCTGGTCATCGTGCTCTTGGTGGCAGCTGCTGGATTCTCGTGGGTCATGGGGATTCAGCGCAACATGGTCAATCTCCAACAAAGCGTGCTCGCCCAGGAAGGACGATACGGCGCCGCGCTCGAGACTCTAAGCGAGAAGATCAAAGGCATATGGGCCATGGAGAAAGACTTCCTGGAACATGAGAAGGATACGCTGACCGACGTTATAAAGGCCCGCGCCCAGGCATTGGACAGCGCCGGGCAGGAATTTGCGGCTGCGGCGGCCGAAGGAGACCCACAGAAGACCATTGAGGCCGCGACGCGGTTTCGTGAGGCTGCCGAGGGCCTTGCGCTCTCGGTCAACGTGAATGCCCTGCGTGAAGCGTATCCGCAGCTCTTCTCGCCAGCCATAGTTCAGCAAACCATGAGAGGGCTTGAGGAGGCAGTGAACGAGATCCGCACAGCGCTCGATGACTGGCAGGTGGCTATAAGGGACTATAACACGTATAGGTCGCAATGGCCGCAAAGCTTCGTGGGCGGGGCGCTCAACTTCCCGGCCTCCTACGACTACTACAAGGCCGAGAAAGCGAAGCTCGACATGGATGCTCTCATGCCGAAAGACTGA
- a CDS encoding TIGR00300 family protein has protein sequence MVRATIELSGHIIDSRILPRVMDAIMDMGGDFHIEEIRVGRTKQDTSYARIEIKALTPDELEAIVEEVRGLGATVVDQDEVALEAATQDGVFPEGFYSTTNLDTFVRVAGSWIPVSDIEMDCGIVVDLSGTPPTARCVPLHRVKKGDLLVVGSRGVKVVPLERARHREIFSFMGSPVSSERPKALVVEEIARTMRDIRARGKKILAVAGPAVIHTGAGKHLSALIQAGYVNVLFAGNAVATHDVESALYGTSLGLYLENGAAAAEGHAHHLRAINTIRRLGGLRAAVEAGVLKKGVMHACITHGVDYVLAGSIRDDGPLPDVITDTVKAQDEMRSKIKDVELALMLATMLHSIATGNLLPSRVKTVCVDINPATVTKLADRGSLQAVGIVSDVEWFLKELVARLSA, from the coding sequence ATGGTCAGGGCGACGATTGAACTCTCAGGTCACATTATCGATTCCCGGATTCTCCCCAGAGTGATGGACGCCATCATGGACATGGGTGGAGACTTCCATATCGAGGAGATCAGGGTCGGTCGAACGAAGCAGGACACGAGCTACGCCAGGATCGAGATCAAGGCATTGACGCCGGACGAGCTCGAGGCCATAGTGGAGGAAGTGCGGGGCCTCGGCGCGACCGTCGTGGATCAGGACGAAGTGGCGTTGGAGGCGGCGACGCAGGACGGCGTCTTCCCAGAGGGTTTCTACTCCACTACAAACCTGGACACCTTCGTGCGGGTGGCAGGGTCCTGGATCCCTGTAAGCGACATCGAGATGGATTGCGGCATTGTGGTCGATCTCTCTGGCACGCCCCCGACCGCCCGCTGCGTGCCGCTGCACCGCGTCAAGAAGGGAGACCTTTTGGTCGTCGGGTCAAGGGGCGTCAAGGTGGTCCCGCTGGAGAGGGCGAGGCATCGAGAGATATTCAGCTTCATGGGGAGCCCCGTATCGAGCGAAAGGCCCAAGGCGCTCGTTGTTGAGGAGATCGCCAGGACCATGAGGGATATCAGGGCCCGCGGCAAGAAGATACTTGCGGTCGCTGGCCCTGCGGTCATCCACACCGGCGCGGGCAAGCATCTCTCAGCCCTCATCCAGGCAGGTTACGTGAACGTGCTTTTCGCAGGGAACGCTGTGGCGACCCACGACGTAGAGTCGGCGCTGTACGGCACGTCCCTAGGCTTGTACCTCGAGAACGGCGCGGCGGCCGCGGAGGGCCACGCGCATCACCTCCGGGCCATCAACACCATCCGCAGGCTGGGCGGCCTGCGCGCCGCCGTGGAGGCGGGGGTGCTCAAGAAGGGCGTCATGCACGCCTGCATCACGCACGGCGTGGACTACGTGCTGGCGGGGTCCATCCGCGATGACGGACCGCTGCCTGACGTCATCACCGACACGGTCAAGGCGCAGGACGAGATGCGCTCGAAAATAAAGGACGTTGAACTCGCGTTGATGTTGGCCACCATGCTTCATTCGATCGCCACCGGGAACCTGCTCCCCAGCCGCGTGAAGACTGTGTGCGTGGACATCAACCCCGCCACCGTGACCAAGCTCGCGGACAGGGGAAGCCTGCAGGCCGTGGGCATCGTGAGCGACGTGGAGTGGTTCCTGAAAGAACTCGTCGCACGGCTCTCCGCTTGA
- a CDS encoding FAD-dependent oxidoreductase, whose translation MRADVAVIGGGPAGLAAAVAAKRAGAERVVVIERDVRLGGILPQCIHTGFGLKWFGEELTGPEYAARFVDEAASAGVEFMLETMVLEVTQDRRVAAVSPHHGFVVLQCGAIILAMGCRERPRGALVLPGTRPVGIFTAGTAQRLVNIEGVLPGRQAVILGSGDVGLIMARRLTLEGVKVQAVVEIMTYPGGLARNIQQCLRDFDIPLYLGHTISRIHGRDRLEGVSVAPVDDAKVPIASAEWFIPCDTLLLSVGLIPENELSAACGIELDPATGGPVVTDEMETSVPGIFACGNVVHVHDLVDHVTEDGMVAGAAAAARARVAARTPVLGEAGKDAGLESLQAIRTTGEIRPGRNVRYVVPQRFVRHGDAVPAAAAAAARTLTISLRPSEPAENVVLEVSIAGRVLRRQRKQKVRPGEMMQVNVDRLAIPSEKGDALTVSIVER comes from the coding sequence CTGCGCGCGGACGTGGCGGTGATCGGCGGTGGCCCCGCCGGGCTTGCCGCTGCCGTCGCCGCGAAGCGGGCTGGGGCGGAGCGGGTCGTGGTCATCGAACGCGACGTCCGCCTGGGCGGAATCCTTCCTCAGTGCATACACACGGGGTTCGGGCTGAAATGGTTCGGCGAGGAGCTGACAGGCCCCGAATACGCCGCTCGGTTCGTCGACGAGGCGGCCTCGGCGGGCGTCGAGTTCATGCTCGAGACCATGGTTCTCGAAGTCACGCAAGACCGTCGCGTGGCGGCCGTGTCGCCCCATCATGGCTTCGTCGTGCTCCAGTGCGGTGCCATAATCCTTGCCATGGGATGCCGGGAGCGCCCGCGCGGGGCGCTCGTGCTCCCCGGCACGAGGCCGGTGGGGATATTCACCGCAGGCACCGCCCAGAGGCTCGTGAACATCGAGGGCGTTCTGCCGGGGCGGCAGGCGGTCATTCTGGGATCGGGCGATGTCGGCCTCATCATGGCCCGGCGACTCACCCTTGAAGGGGTGAAAGTCCAGGCCGTCGTGGAGATCATGACGTATCCGGGCGGGCTTGCCCGGAACATACAGCAGTGCCTCCGCGACTTCGATATCCCGCTGTACCTGGGCCATACCATCTCCCGTATCCACGGCCGCGACAGGCTGGAAGGGGTGAGCGTCGCTCCTGTGGACGACGCGAAGGTGCCCATCGCGAGCGCGGAGTGGTTCATCCCCTGCGATACACTGCTCCTCTCGGTGGGCCTCATCCCTGAGAACGAGCTTTCAGCGGCGTGCGGCATCGAGCTCGATCCTGCCACGGGAGGGCCCGTCGTCACCGACGAGATGGAGACGAGCGTGCCTGGCATCTTCGCCTGCGGCAACGTCGTCCACGTGCACGACCTCGTGGACCACGTGACCGAGGACGGCATGGTGGCAGGCGCTGCTGCCGCGGCTAGAGCCAGGGTGGCAGCCCGGACCCCGGTCCTAGGCGAGGCGGGCAAAGACGCGGGACTTGAGTCACTCCAAGCGATCCGCACCACGGGGGAGATCCGACCCGGCCGAAACGTCCGGTACGTGGTCCCGCAACGATTCGTCCGGCACGGCGATGCTGTACCTGCAGCGGCGGCCGCCGCCGCGAGGACCCTCACCATATCCCTGCGTCCAAGCGAGCCCGCGGAGAACGTGGTGCTCGAGGTGTCGATCGCCGGAAGGGTGTTGCGGCGTCAGAGAAAGCAGAAGGTTCGTCCTGGCGAGATGATGCAGGTGAACGTGGACAGGCTTGCGATCCCGTCCGAGAAGGGTGACGCACTGACCGTGTCCATAGTCGAAAGATAG
- a CDS encoding NAD(P)/FAD-dependent oxidoreductase codes for MKADVAIIGAGVIGAAIAREMARYDLAVVLLEREVEPAFGTSKANSGVVHAGFHSAPGTLEASLCVEGNAMFDEIAAELSVPFRRNGCLMVAMSPEEVDVLREHLDRGRRNGVPGLRLLDAGEARALEPGLAPEVVGALHAPTSGIVCPYQLTFALVENAVANGVRFMAGSPVTSLHVREGRIAAVETAEAIIETTWVVNAAGLFADQIAAMAGDESFEIRPRKGEEYLLDKRVGSLVRSTVFPVPTPVSKGILVIPTADGNIMVGPTAEDVSDRLDLATTRAGFEAVFAAARRMVPAVSPRDVIASFAGLRAASSERDFIIRPSGVTRGMVHVAGIESPGLTAAPAIARMVVGILRDEGLEARARRGFNPIRPAPVRFSQLSRAEQARLVESDPSFGRIVCRCETVTEAEVLDAIRRGARTVDGVKLRTRAGMGRCQGGFCMPRVMKILSRELGVPLEAITKRGPSSPIAPYPAKALLREAQEEAGDGPGPAVAHVSHHMSPATGR; via the coding sequence ATGAAAGCTGACGTAGCAATCATCGGAGCTGGCGTGATCGGCGCCGCAATTGCGAGGGAGATGGCTCGATACGATCTGGCCGTGGTCCTCCTCGAGCGCGAGGTGGAGCCAGCCTTCGGCACGAGCAAGGCCAACAGCGGTGTTGTGCACGCGGGGTTCCACTCGGCTCCCGGGACGCTGGAAGCCTCGTTGTGCGTTGAGGGGAATGCCATGTTCGATGAGATCGCCGCGGAGCTGTCCGTGCCGTTCAGGCGCAACGGGTGCCTCATGGTCGCCATGTCTCCGGAGGAGGTCGACGTGTTGCGCGAACACCTCGACCGGGGGCGCCGCAACGGCGTGCCGGGCCTTCGCCTCCTTGATGCGGGTGAAGCCCGCGCGCTGGAGCCCGGGCTCGCCCCGGAGGTGGTGGGTGCGCTCCATGCTCCGACCAGTGGGATCGTGTGCCCGTACCAGCTCACCTTCGCCCTGGTTGAGAACGCCGTGGCCAACGGCGTCCGTTTCATGGCAGGCTCGCCGGTGACCTCGCTTCACGTGAGAGAAGGCCGGATCGCTGCTGTCGAGACGGCCGAAGCGATCATCGAGACCACATGGGTGGTGAATGCCGCGGGGCTATTTGCAGACCAAATCGCGGCCATGGCAGGGGACGAGTCCTTCGAGATACGCCCGAGGAAAGGCGAGGAGTACTTGCTGGACAAACGCGTCGGGAGCCTCGTGCGGTCGACGGTGTTTCCGGTGCCGACCCCGGTGTCCAAGGGGATCCTAGTGATCCCCACGGCGGACGGGAACATCATGGTCGGCCCCACCGCTGAAGATGTCAGCGACCGCCTAGACCTCGCTACGACGAGAGCGGGGTTTGAAGCAGTGTTCGCCGCCGCTCGTCGCATGGTGCCGGCCGTCTCCCCTCGCGACGTCATAGCGTCCTTCGCGGGCCTGCGCGCGGCGTCTTCCGAACGCGATTTCATCATAAGGCCGTCCGGGGTGACTAGGGGCATGGTGCACGTGGCTGGGATAGAGTCACCCGGTCTCACCGCAGCGCCCGCCATCGCGCGCATGGTGGTCGGGATCCTGCGCGATGAGGGGCTCGAGGCGCGTGCCCGCCGCGGGTTCAACCCCATCCGTCCCGCGCCTGTGCGGTTCTCGCAGCTTTCCCGCGCCGAGCAGGCCCGGCTTGTGGAATCAGACCCTTCGTTCGGTCGCATCGTGTGCAGGTGTGAGACGGTGACCGAGGCCGAGGTGCTGGACGCCATCCGCAGGGGCGCGAGGACGGTGGACGGGGTCAAGCTTCGAACGCGCGCAGGAATGGGAAGGTGCCAGGGCGGGTTCTGCATGCCAAGGGTGATGAAGATACTCAGCCGGGAGCTTGGGGTTCCCCTCGAGGCGATCACGAAGCGAGGCCCAAGCTCGCCCATCGCGCCGTATCCGGCGAAAGCCCTGCTGCGCGAAGCCCAGGAGGAAGCCGGCGATGGCCCGGGGCCGGCCGTGGCCCATGTGTCGCATCATATGTCACCAGCAACAGGGAGGTAG
- a CDS encoding TPM domain-containing protein, with amino-acid sequence MTNVPRRLHPPTALSETPGAAVSRQVTGSRPTRDLRRLVWALAMCLACLLAAGWRVTGPGASVACAAQDTGTYRIRSYVVSIAPEPDGSWIADYHQEWEVTGGHIPWVTVGLPDHDYVILSRGGAAAEVSRADYGSWSGVRVDLDADYGTGDVFDLSFRVRQESMGHPSGADAVGFEFVPGWYDRARVEQLEIRVKNPGGPEDVLYASPEPSQRTGEELVWRTSLDRGERFRVSFAFSSGLFPDLKAPTKSGAGAGGDGLRGTGAVGQQSAARRAAPAVVAVFALMVVIAVVILVTIIVALAAATRGGYTGRRGVYYGTYFPIPPVGHPSWGSRPGRSPHAGDSGDKSGGSRKSGGGGGFGGRAIGCACVSCACACVSCACACACAGGGGAGCARKFDGGGARPAHAGASASIAASPSPGDAVATAVSTDASATPGASGAPETAKSPGASGAPGACEASGPSGARPEARPRDRSQPGQPGAEDPGKHPRGAHTLSLLLMVVVAAGLSLFVASNAAGCVRGGASSAPQHERGPYDENVEVPTGDPAFPRLGRYWVVDPQGLVGERAARAADQTLEALRAAGLAETVIVVQPGVKHPADWSTHYGRWLMLGEREGSQRNNGLVFLIIPDARPEEGRVWYSVGRGLPRLTSSDLGPLIEEAASYANAGDLDGAVVSIARNIDDILRKVYGEGEQ; translated from the coding sequence ATGACGAACGTGCCCAGAAGGCTTCACCCCCCGACAGCGTTATCGGAGACACCAGGCGCGGCAGTGTCAAGGCAAGTAACCGGGTCGCGCCCCACCCGAGACTTGCGCAGACTCGTATGGGCTCTGGCGATGTGCCTCGCGTGTCTCCTCGCCGCCGGGTGGCGGGTCACCGGTCCTGGCGCGAGCGTGGCATGCGCTGCCCAGGATACCGGCACGTACCGCATACGCAGTTACGTCGTGAGCATCGCCCCTGAGCCGGATGGCAGCTGGATAGCCGATTACCACCAGGAGTGGGAGGTGACGGGCGGCCACATTCCTTGGGTCACCGTGGGTCTCCCGGACCACGACTACGTCATTCTCTCCCGCGGAGGCGCGGCCGCAGAGGTTAGCCGCGCTGACTACGGCTCTTGGAGCGGCGTGCGGGTCGATCTCGACGCAGACTACGGCACGGGCGATGTCTTCGACCTCAGCTTCCGGGTCCGTCAGGAGAGCATGGGGCACCCCAGCGGAGCGGACGCTGTCGGATTCGAGTTCGTCCCCGGGTGGTACGACCGGGCAAGGGTCGAGCAGCTAGAGATCCGCGTGAAGAACCCGGGCGGTCCCGAGGACGTTTTGTACGCGTCGCCGGAGCCCTCACAGAGGACCGGTGAAGAGCTCGTCTGGCGAACCAGCCTCGACCGGGGGGAGCGTTTCAGGGTAAGTTTCGCGTTCTCGTCAGGCCTCTTTCCCGACCTGAAAGCCCCGACCAAGTCGGGAGCCGGCGCGGGAGGCGATGGGCTTCGGGGGACCGGGGCGGTGGGCCAGCAATCAGCCGCGAGGCGCGCGGCCCCCGCGGTGGTCGCCGTGTTCGCGCTGATGGTAGTCATTGCAGTCGTGATCCTGGTCACCATCATCGTCGCTCTTGCGGCCGCCACACGGGGCGGGTACACAGGCAGACGCGGTGTCTACTACGGCACCTATTTCCCCATCCCCCCGGTCGGGCATCCTTCGTGGGGCTCAAGGCCTGGCCGTTCCCCGCACGCGGGCGACTCCGGCGACAAGTCAGGCGGGTCTCGCAAGTCAGGCGGAGGAGGCGGCTTCGGCGGCAGAGCCATCGGCTGTGCTTGCGTCTCATGCGCTTGCGCGTGCGTATCGTGCGCCTGCGCCTGCGCGTGCGCGGGCGGCGGCGGAGCCGGTTGTGCCCGCAAGTTCGACGGCGGAGGCGCACGTCCGGCCCATGCGGGCGCCTCAGCCTCCATCGCAGCATCCCCTTCGCCAGGGGATGCAGTCGCCACCGCAGTCTCCACCGATGCGTCCGCGACACCCGGGGCATCCGGAGCGCCCGAAACGGCTAAGTCGCCTGGGGCATCTGGAGCGCCCGGAGCATGCGAGGCATCTGGGCCATCTGGAGCTCGCCCGGAAGCTCGCCCGAGAGACCGTAGTCAGCCCGGTCAGCCCGGAGCTGAGGATCCGGGCAAACACCCGAGGGGCGCCCACACGCTCTCTCTGCTGCTGATGGTGGTCGTCGCGGCCGGGCTTTCGCTCTTCGTGGCCTCAAACGCTGCAGGCTGCGTCCGAGGCGGCGCGTCTTCCGCGCCGCAGCACGAGAGAGGCCCATACGACGAGAACGTTGAGGTGCCTACCGGCGACCCGGCGTTTCCACGCCTTGGTCGTTACTGGGTCGTCGACCCGCAGGGGCTCGTGGGGGAGCGGGCGGCCAGAGCCGCGGACCAGACCCTCGAAGCCTTGCGTGCGGCCGGGCTGGCGGAGACGGTCATAGTCGTGCAGCCTGGCGTGAAGCACCCCGCCGACTGGTCCACGCACTACGGTCGCTGGCTGATGCTGGGGGAACGAGAGGGCTCCCAACGTAACAACGGCCTGGTGTTCCTGATCATCCCCGATGCCCGTCCCGAGGAAGGGCGGGTCTGGTACAGCGTCGGCCGAGGGTTGCCGCGTCTCACGTCGTCTGACCTGGGACCGCTCATAGAGGAGGCCGCATCTTACGCCAACGCTGGAGACCTCGACGGAGCTGTTGTGTCTATCGCGAGGAATATCGACGACATTCTGCGCAAGGTTTATGGGGAGGGAGAGCAATGA
- a CDS encoding ABC transporter permease subunit: MAREENEKTIEFLLTRPVSRQRVLTEKLGAYAAYVLLFSAVVWFASYGAILAFYEGDFSAGSFWNLALMTTLVLLTFANLGFLGSVFVSRTRTVFSGALGLVLVAYALQIAADTSNKLGFLRYVTPMKWASAADVLTQGIDGVYVALVLAVNAAALVATYIVYRRKDILA; this comes from the coding sequence TTGGCGAGGGAAGAGAACGAGAAAACTATAGAATTCCTCCTCACCAGGCCCGTGAGCAGGCAGCGAGTGCTGACGGAGAAGCTCGGGGCGTACGCCGCTTACGTCTTGCTCTTCAGCGCTGTGGTGTGGTTCGCCTCGTACGGGGCGATCCTCGCGTTTTACGAGGGCGACTTCAGCGCGGGGAGCTTTTGGAACCTGGCGCTCATGACCACGCTAGTCCTCCTGACATTCGCCAACCTTGGGTTTCTCGGGTCGGTGTTCGTCTCGAGGACCCGCACCGTGTTTTCAGGCGCGCTCGGACTCGTCCTGGTCGCGTACGCTCTGCAGATAGCGGCCGACACCAGCAACAAGCTGGGGTTCCTGCGGTACGTAACCCCGATGAAGTGGGCCAGCGCTGCGGACGTTCTCACCCAGGGAATCGACGGCGTGTACGTGGCGCTCGTGCTTGCAGTCAACGCGGCCGCGCTTGTGGCGACCTACATTGTCTACAGAAGAAAAGACATCCTTGCCTAG